The Macrobrachium rosenbergii isolate ZJJX-2024 chromosome 56, ASM4041242v1, whole genome shotgun sequence genome includes a region encoding these proteins:
- the LOC136836221 gene encoding myotrophin-like, which produces MEEHLKILRKVFKKLREAGLTVNLQKLLVEGILQGDLEKVTEALKGDVDVNRLTPGEDGVSRTLLGLAGYLGHAHLVAPLVSAGVDIDGRCSRGFTPLIHAAGEKHASAIRELVKAGADINATTSAREVRK; this is translated from the exons atggaagaacatctgaagatattaaggaaagttttcaagaaactaagggaagcaggactaacagtcaacctacaAAAA TTGCTGGTGGAGGGTATCCTTCAGGGCGACCTTGAGAAAGTGACGGAGGCTCTGAAGGGAGATGTGGATGTTAATCGACTCACACCCGGCGAGGATGGGGTCAGCCGAACATTGCTTGGATTGGCTGGCTACCTAGGACACGCCCACTTAGTGGCCCCGTTGGTTTCCGCAGGGGTGGACATCGATGGCAGATGTAGCAGAGGCTTTACGCCTCTCATCCACGCTGCTGGGGAAAAGCATGCCAGTGCCATTAGAGAGCTGGTTAAGGCTGGGGCCGACATCAACGCCACGACGTCAGCCAGAGAAGTCCGTAAGTAA